Proteins from a genomic interval of Quercus robur chromosome 9, dhQueRobu3.1, whole genome shotgun sequence:
- the LOC126699192 gene encoding MLP-like protein 34, with translation MPVYGRLETEVAAKAPAYKFHEVNSKRIHETAKICPKYFQKIDLKEGEWGGEGSVTCWYFVIDGKAVMSREILEKVDNENQSVTYNVIGGVLKETYQSFKFIVQAIPKDEGSLVRWTLIYEKLNVDVPDPNAMLQFGIDVTAEIDAYLTQEEVEKKTIA, from the exons atgcctgtATACGGTAGGCTAGAGACTGAAGTTGCGGCTAAGGCTCCTGCTTATAAGTTCCACGAGGTTAACAGCAAGAGAATACATGAGACAGCCAAAATTTGCCCCAAGTATTTTCAGAAAATTGATTTAAAAGAAGGTGAATGGGGAGGAGAGGGCTCTGTCACGTGCTGGTATTTTGTCATTG ATGGGAAAGCTGTAATGTCTAGGGAGATACTTGAAAAGGTGGATAATGAAAACCAGTCTGTCACATACAATGTGATTGGAGGAGTACTCAAGGAGACTTACCAGAGTTTCAAATTCATTGTGCAAGCCATTCCAAAGGATGAGGGGAGTTTGGTCCGTTGGACTTTAATATATGAGAAACTAAATGTAGATGTTCCTGATCCAAATGCAATGCTTCAGTTTGGAATTGATGTGACCGCAGAAATTGATGCATATCTTACCCAGGAGGAGGTGGAAAAAAAGACTATAGCATGA